In a genomic window of Seriola aureovittata isolate HTS-2021-v1 ecotype China chromosome 11, ASM2101889v1, whole genome shotgun sequence:
- the dhrs9 gene encoding dehydrogenase/reductase SDR family member 9 isoform X2 — protein sequence MLLYILGLVALWFVYRWCKELKRVSNKEEKYVYITGCDSGFGNLLARHLDKLGFRVIAACYTEKGEDELKKISSDRLTTTHLDVSNSESVSKAAAAIKTLVGVKGLWAVVNNAGVAVPSGPSDWLTIEDYKSMLTVNLCGVIDVTLSVLPLIKKAKGRVVNVASVFGRISPFGGPYCVSKYGVESFNDSLRLNMAPFGVKVACIEPGFFKTNVTDTVILKNNLQRLWDRLPQDVKDDYGKAFLDQGMKGLDDRFKVFTDSDLMKVVGCMEHAVSAVHPRTRYSPGWDAKFLWLPLSYMPTCISDKLFLKSNPKPQISVL from the exons ATGTTGCTGTATATCCTCGGGCTGGTGGCGCTTTGGTTCGTCTATCGCTGGTGCAAGGAACTCAAAAGGGTGTCCAACAAGGAAGAGAAATACGTATACATCACTGGCTGTGACTCTGGGTTTGGTAACCTCCTTGCTCGACACCTGGACAAGCTGGGCTTCCGCGTGATCGCAGCCTGTTACACTGAGAAGGGTGAGGATGAGCTGAAGAAGATCTCCTCCGACAGACTGACGACGACGCACCTGGATGTCTCCAACTCTGAAAGTGTcagcaaagcagcagctgcGATCAAGACTTTGGTCGGAGTGAAGG GCCTGTGGGCTGTTGTGAACAACGCTGGAGTCGCTGTGCCGTCCGGTCCATCTGACTGGCTCACTATAGAGGATTATAAATCCATGCTGACCGTCAACCTGTGTGGAGTCATAGATGTGACACTCAGCGTCCTTCCTCTCATCAAGAAGGCCAAAGGGAGAGTGGTGAACGTTGCCAGCGTGTTTGGGCGAATCAGCCCGTTCGGCGGACCCTACTGTGTGTCCAAGTACGGAGTGGAGTCCTTCAATGACAGTCTGcg tttaaaCATGGCACCGTTTGGAGTCAAGGTCGCGTGCATTGAGCCAGGGTTCTTCAAAACCAATGTGACTGATACAGTGATACTGAAGAATAACCTGCAGAGGCTGTGGGACAGATTACCTCAGGATGTGAAGGACGATTATGGAAAAGCTTTCTTGGACCAAG gTATGAAGGGGTTGGATGACAGGTTCAAGGTGTTCACGGACTCGGACCTGATGAAGGTGGTTGGCTGTATGGAGCACGCTGTCTCTGCCGTTCACCCTCGTACTCGCTACTCTCCTGGATGGGACGCAAAGTTCCTCTGGTTGCCTCTTTCATACATGCCAACCTGCATCTCAGATAAACTTTTCCTTAAAAGTAACCCCAAACCCCAAATTTCTGTCCTGTAG
- the dhrs9 gene encoding dehydrogenase/reductase SDR family member 9 isoform X1, giving the protein MSDVQPGNFVGKISSNFIIKTDRKMLLYILGLVALWFVYRWCKELKRVSNKEEKYVYITGCDSGFGNLLARHLDKLGFRVIAACYTEKGEDELKKISSDRLTTTHLDVSNSESVSKAAAAIKTLVGVKGLWAVVNNAGVAVPSGPSDWLTIEDYKSMLTVNLCGVIDVTLSVLPLIKKAKGRVVNVASVFGRISPFGGPYCVSKYGVESFNDSLRLNMAPFGVKVACIEPGFFKTNVTDTVILKNNLQRLWDRLPQDVKDDYGKAFLDQGMKGLDDRFKVFTDSDLMKVVGCMEHAVSAVHPRTRYSPGWDAKFLWLPLSYMPTCISDKLFLKSNPKPQISVL; this is encoded by the exons ATGTCAGACGTTCAGCCTGGGAACTTTGTGGGGAAAATCAGCTCAAACTTCATCATTAAAACGGATAG AAAAATGTTGCTGTATATCCTCGGGCTGGTGGCGCTTTGGTTCGTCTATCGCTGGTGCAAGGAACTCAAAAGGGTGTCCAACAAGGAAGAGAAATACGTATACATCACTGGCTGTGACTCTGGGTTTGGTAACCTCCTTGCTCGACACCTGGACAAGCTGGGCTTCCGCGTGATCGCAGCCTGTTACACTGAGAAGGGTGAGGATGAGCTGAAGAAGATCTCCTCCGACAGACTGACGACGACGCACCTGGATGTCTCCAACTCTGAAAGTGTcagcaaagcagcagctgcGATCAAGACTTTGGTCGGAGTGAAGG GCCTGTGGGCTGTTGTGAACAACGCTGGAGTCGCTGTGCCGTCCGGTCCATCTGACTGGCTCACTATAGAGGATTATAAATCCATGCTGACCGTCAACCTGTGTGGAGTCATAGATGTGACACTCAGCGTCCTTCCTCTCATCAAGAAGGCCAAAGGGAGAGTGGTGAACGTTGCCAGCGTGTTTGGGCGAATCAGCCCGTTCGGCGGACCCTACTGTGTGTCCAAGTACGGAGTGGAGTCCTTCAATGACAGTCTGcg tttaaaCATGGCACCGTTTGGAGTCAAGGTCGCGTGCATTGAGCCAGGGTTCTTCAAAACCAATGTGACTGATACAGTGATACTGAAGAATAACCTGCAGAGGCTGTGGGACAGATTACCTCAGGATGTGAAGGACGATTATGGAAAAGCTTTCTTGGACCAAG gTATGAAGGGGTTGGATGACAGGTTCAAGGTGTTCACGGACTCGGACCTGATGAAGGTGGTTGGCTGTATGGAGCACGCTGTCTCTGCCGTTCACCCTCGTACTCGCTACTCTCCTGGATGGGACGCAAAGTTCCTCTGGTTGCCTCTTTCATACATGCCAACCTGCATCTCAGATAAACTTTTCCTTAAAAGTAACCCCAAACCCCAAATTTCTGTCCTGTAG